DNA sequence from the Novosphingobium sp. KACC 22771 genome:
CCATCAACGTCACGGCAGGCAGTTAAACACTTCACCAATTCGGTGCCCATTTCGGAGCAGGTATTAAGACCGCGCCGCTGTTGCAATGCAATACGCCCAAGGCTAGGGCTTTCCCCGCAGATTCCTGCGCGACACCCGCAAGGGGCGGTGTCGCTCACATATAAAAATGACGGTGCCATGGACATCAGCAAAATTTCGGTCGGCAAAAGCCCGCCTGACAATCTGAACGTCATCATCGAGGTTCCCACCGGGGGCGAACCTGTGAAGTATGAGTTCGACAAGGACTCGGGCGCTCTGTTCGTGGACCGTATCCTGCACACGCCGATGCGCTATCCGGCCAATTATGGCTTTGTGCCGCACACGCTCTCGCCCGATGGCGATCCGCTCGATGCGCTGGTGGTGGCTCGCTCGCCCTTCGTGCCGGGTTCGGTGGTGCGTTGCCGCCCGATCGCGGTGCTCAACCTTGAAGACGAAGCCGGCGGCGATGAAAAGCTGCTCTGCGTGCCCGACGACAAGACCTTCCCTTACTATGCCAACGTCAAGGAAAAGGAAGATCTGCCCGACATCATCGCCCAGCAGGTCGAACACTTCTTCACC
Encoded proteins:
- the ppa gene encoding inorganic diphosphatase: MDISKISVGKSPPDNLNVIIEVPTGGEPVKYEFDKDSGALFVDRILHTPMRYPANYGFVPHTLSPDGDPLDALVVARSPFVPGSVVRCRPIAVLNLEDEAGGDEKLLCVPDDKTFPYYANVKEKEDLPDIIAQQVEHFFTHYKDLESEKWVRVGTWGNAAEARQIVTEAIERYQAGKKA